The following is a genomic window from Thioclava electrotropha.
TGGCCATGCACCAGAAGCGGCGCGCCGAGCTTTTCCGCCCGCGCCTCGATCACGTCGAGCGCGGCCTCCTGCTGGGGTCCGACCACGCAGGCCACGCCGCGCTTGATGATACCGGCCTTCTCGCCTGCGATCTCGCCCAGCGTCTCGCCGAGGAATTGCTGATGGTCGATCGAGACCGGCGTGATGATGCTCAGCGCGGGTGTGTCGACCACATTGGTCGCGTCGAGTCGTCCGCCGAGACCCACCTCAAGAAGCGTGTAATCCGCAGGGGTCCGCGCGAAGGCCAGAAGCGCCGCCGCCGTCGTCACCTCGAAGAAGGTGATCGGCTTGCCGCCATTCGCCGCCTCGACCTCATCGAGCAGCGCGGCCAGATCGATCTCGGAGATCAGCGATCCGGCGATCCGGATGCGTTCGTGGAAGCGTGCCAGATGCGGCGAAGTATAGGCGTGGACGCGCTTGCCCGCAGCCTCCAGCCCGGCCCGGATCATCGCCTGGGTCGAGCCCTTGCCATTGGTGCCCGCGATATGGATCACTGGCGGCAGGTCGCGCTCGGGATGGTCGAGATCGGCCAGCAGCCGCTCCATCCGGTCGAGCGACAGGTCGATGACCTTGGGATGCAGCGCCATCAGGCGGTCGAGAATATCATCGGAGCTTTGCGTCATTGGCCCCTCCGGCCTTAGATGGCGGACCGGGGAGGGGGCGCTGCCCCCGCGGCTGATGCCGCCCCCCGGGATATTTCAGCCAATACGAAGATCAGGTCTTGGGCTTCGCCTCGGCCTCGGGAGCCGCCTCGGCGACCGCTTCCTCGGGCGCCTTCTCCGGCGCGGGCAGATCGCCCTTCACCGCAGGCGGCAGGTTCATCAGCATGCGCAGGATGGTGATCAGCTCATCGCGCATCTTCATGCGATGCGTCACGCGGTCGAGCATCCCGTGATCCAGCAGATATTCGGCGCGCTGGAAACCTTCGGGCAGTTTCTCGCGGATCGTCTGTTCGATCACGCGCGGGCCCGCGAAGCAGATCAGCGCGTTGGGCTCTGCGATATGCACGTCGCCCAGCATCGCGTAGGAGGCGGTCACGCCGCCGGTCGTCGGATGGGTCAGTACGACAATATAGGGAAGGCCCGCTTCCTTGAGCATCTGCACCGCTACGGTCGTGCGCGGCATCTGCATCAGCGACAGGATACCTTCCTGCATCCGCGCGCCGCCAGCCGCCGAGAACAGCACCAGCGGACGCTTGAGCTTCACCGCACGTTCGGCGGCCGCGATGATCGCGTTGCCGACATACATGCCCATCGAGCCGCCCATGAAGGTGAAGTCCTGCGCGGCGGCCACGATCGGGGTGCGCCCGATCTCGCCCTCGGCCACCAGCATCGCCTCTTTCTCGCCGGTCGATTTCTGCGCCGCCTTCATCCGGTCCGGATAGCGTTTCTGGTCCTTGAAATGCAGCGGATCGGTGATCGGTTCGGGCACTTTAACTTCGGAGAAGATGCCGCCGTCGAACAGCGCCTCGAAGCGCACGCGGGGCGTGATCGCGAGGTGGTGGTCGCAATTGGTGCAGACGTTCAGATTGTCCGACAGCTCCCGGTGGAACAGCATCGTCCCGCATTCGGGACATTTCGTCCAAAGGTTCTCGGGCACTTCGCGGCGCGAAAACAGCGAGTTAATCCGAGGACGGACGTAATTGGTGATCCAGTTCATCGTATGAGCCTCTCGCTGGGGCGGGTCGGTTTGGCTTGAAATACGCCGCCCCTGCACGAATTGCAATCAGACGCGCAGGGTGAGGCGGATCAACAACCACGCGATCAGCAGGTGCAGCATGTCCAGCAGAAGCCACGGCAAGAGGTCCCACAGGTCGCGTGTGTTGATCACGATCGTGTAGAGCGCCAGCCCGTCGAGCTGGCCGTAGAAGCCGACGAGGAAAAGCGAGCCGAAATTATTGGCGAAATGCAGCGCAAGGGCTGCGCCGAGATTGCCGGTCCGTGCGGTCAGGTCGCTTGAGAGGCAGCCGAAGCCGAAAGCCCAGAGCGCGGGCCAAATCGCGTTGCTGCCATAGGCGCCGGGCGAATAATGCAGCGCCCCGAACAGTGCCGAGGGCAGAACCATCCAGATCAGGGGGCTGCGCCAGCGCGCCGCGAGCTGCTGCAGGAGGTAGCCGCGAAACAGCACTTCTTCGGTTGCGATCTGCACACCCAGAAGCGGCAGCGCGATCGGCGCCCAGCTCAGCACATGCACCAGCGGGTTGGAGCGCGCCGTGGACTCGCTGAGCTGGGTCAGCCCGAAGGAAAAAAGAGCGAAGAGCAGCAGAACCGGCAGCACCTTCGTGAAGGTGGCGAAGCTCCGCCTGCCGAACAGCGTTGCGGGCGCGCGGTGATGCAGGTGGCGGCTAACGACGAAAGTCGCGATCAGAAGCGGCGCGAAACTTGCCAGCAGAATGGCGAGGCCGCGCGGGGTCGAGCCATGGGCGATTTCCTGAAACAGCCGAAGCATCGAGAAATCGTCGAGCATCGAAGAGAAGAACAGGATCATCGCCCAGCCGCTGAGCAGGTAGAAGGCGACGATCACGCCCAGACCCAGCATCCCGCGCCAGATCTGCGCATAGGGTTTCGCGGGGGCCGCGAACGCCTCGAGCGGCGCATATCGGTTCGTGCGCGCGATCACCGGGCGGGGCTCGCAAAAAGCGGGGCGGCTGCAAGGGGCGATTGGGTCATCTGGGTCTTCCGCAAGGCTGAGCTTCGGTGATAGCGGCTGCGGCCCCGGTGAGGCAACGGCTTTACTTTTCGCGGCGCGGGCAGGACAAGAGGCGGCTGTCTTCTGACCGGGGTGCAAATGTTTGAACTTCCTCTCGATCTGGTGGTGATGCTGATCGGCGCGGCCTTCGCGGCGGGGGTAGTCGATTCCATCGCGGGCGGCGGAGGGCTGATCACGGTGCCGGCGCTTTTGCTGGCGGGCGTGCCGCCGGTTCAGTCGCTCGCGACGAACAAGATTCAGGGCACGTTCGGCGCGGCGACGGCGGCGATTTCCTATGCGGCCTCGGGCCATGTCGTGCTGCGAAAACAGCTGCTGGCCGCGGTGATCGGTTTCCTCGGCGGGCTGGCGGGGGCGCTTCTCGTGTCGCGCATCCCGACCGACAAGATCGAGATCGCCCTGCCGTTCATCCTCGTCGCGATCGCCGCGTTTTTCGCGTTGCGGCCCGGTCTGGATGACACGGATCGGGTGCAGCGCATTCGGCCCGGCCTGTTCACCGCCGCCTTCGTGCCGGTGATCGGTTTTTACGACGGGCTGATCGGGCCGGGGACGGGGTCGTTCTTCATGATCGGTTTCGTGACGCTGGCGGGCTACGGCGTGCTGAAGGCGACGGCGCATACGAAGCTGCTGAACTTCTCGTCGAATATCGGGGGGCTGACGGGGTTTCTGCTGGTCGGCTCGCCGCTCTGGGTGCTCGGCATCGCGATGGGGCTGGCGCAGATCGCCGGAGCGCGGCTGGGCTCGCGGCTTGCGATGCGGGTGGGCGCGCGACTGATCAAGCCGCTGCTGGTGACGACCTCGACGCTGCTGGCTGCGAAGCTGCTTTGGGACCTGATGTAAGCACTATCCCGGCACCTGTGACAGGATCGTGCGCAGCTGCGCGAAACTGCCCGCGATGCCGTCGGGGGCGGGTTCGGCAACGAAGGCATCCAGTTCGGGCCAAACCTTGATCGCCGCGTCGATGCGCTGGTCCGAGCCTTCCGCATAGAGCCCCGCCTGAATCATCATCTCGGCCCGGTCATAGGCGCCAAGCAGGCTGCGCGCCTTGCCGATCAGCCGGTTTTCCTCGGGATCCGCCGCGTCGGGCAGCGAGCGCGAGACCGAGCGCAGCATGTTGATCGCCGGGAAGCGCCCCCGCTCCGCGATCTCGCGCTCCAGCACGACATGGCCGTCGAGCACGCCGCGCAGGATATCGGCGATCGGCTCGTCCATATCGGAACCGGCCACGAGGACCGAGAAGACACCGGTGATGTCGCCCCGACCCTCCGCGCCGGGACCCGCGCGCTCTCCCAAGGCCATGATCTGATAGGAGGTCGAGGGCGGATAGCCGCGCAGCGAGGCGGGCTCGCCCCCGGCCAAAGCGACTTCGCGATGGGCTTCGGCAAAGCGCGTGATCGAGTCGGCGAGGAACAGCACATGCTGGCCCGAATCGCGGAAATGCTCGGCCACGGCCATCGCGGCCCAGGCGCAGCGACGGCGCACCAGCGGCGACTGATCCGAGGTGGCGGCGACGATCACCGCGCGGGCCATCCCCTCCGGACCAAGGGTATTTTCGACGAATTCCCGCAATTCCCGGCCGCGTTCGCCGATCAGCGCGATGACGACGATATCGGCCGACACCCCGCGCGCGAAACTCGCCAATAGCGAGGATTTCCCGACGCCCGATCCCGCGAAGAGGCCGATCCTTTGGCCTTGGACCAGCGGCAGCATCGTGTCGAAGGCGGCAAGTGACGTCTCCAATCGAGACCCCAACCGCTTGCGCTGGGCGGCAGGCGGCGGGCTTGCGCGCAAGTCGCGCTCGCACGCGCCGTGGATCAGCGGTTGCCCGTCGAGCGGTCTTCCGAACGGGTCGATGATCCGTCCGACCCAGCTGTCATGCGGGGCGATCCCGCCCTGACCGAGCAGCTCCACCTCGTCGTCGATCGCCACGCCATCGGCGGCTCCGTCGGGCAGCACCGTGACCGCCCCGCGCGTCAGCGACAGAACTTCCGCGCCGATTTCGCGCCCGCTTTGACAGCGAATCGTCGCGCGGTCGCCAAGGGCCGCCGAACGGGCCAGACCGCTGACCTCGATCATCCCGCGCCGCACCTCGCGCACGCGCCCGACTGCATGGGTACTGGCGATACTGCGCATTTCGGCGCGCAACAGGTCGAATCCCGCAAATGCCATTCTGGCCTCCGATGTTCTCGAAACGTTTTCTAAACGATTCGCTCTTAAAGCTTGGTTGATAGCTCGGAGGAGAAGCCCCGATGTTCGAGAAGATTGAGATCATGAAAATGGCCAGTGCGATGGCCACCCACGCCGCAGCCCGCCAGAACGCGGTTGCGGAGAATATCGCCAATGCGGACACGCCCGGCTATGCGGCGCGTGACCTGCCGGCTTTCGAAGACCTCTATCGCAGCGAGGGTAGCGGTGCTCTGCGGACGACGCGGTCGGGTCACATCGACACCTCGGCGACGATCACCACCGCGCCCGAGGTGATAGCCTCCCCCGGTGTCACCTCGCCCGATGGCAATTCGGTCTCGCTCGAAGAAGAGATGGTCCGCTCGGTCGAGGTGAAACGCGAGCATGATCTGTCGCTCGCGATCTATCGTTCTTCGCTCAACATCCTGCGCAGTTCGCTCGGGAGGGGCTGAAGATGAGCGATTTCACCCAATCCATGGCGCTGTCCGCCTCGGGCATGAAGGCGCAGGCTATGCGGCTTCGGCACAGTTCCGAGAACATCGCGAATGCCGATACGCCCGGCTATCACCGCAAGATCGCGGGCTTCGAGAAGGTCGTCTCAGATGGCGCCCCGACCGGAGAGGTCACCCTTGGCCCGGTGCGGCTCGACCGATCCGAACTCACTCAAATCTACGAACCTGGCCATCCGATGGCCGACGAGAACGGCTATCACGACGGCTCGAATGTCGATCTGGTGGTCGAAATCGCTGACGCGCGCGAAGCGCAGCGCAGCTACGAGGCGAATTTGCGCATGTTCGATCAGGCCCGGCAAATGTCGGCCTCCCTGCTCGAACTGCTTCGCCGCTAAGGACCGAGGAGATCTAGAATGGATTTTAACACCTCCCTTGCAACGCAAAGCTACGCCCAGGCCCGGGCTGCTGTCCCGCCGGAAGCGGGCGGTTCCGGGCCGGGCTCCCTTTTCGAACAGGCGGCGAACTCATTCGTCGATGTGGTCAAGGCGGGCGAAGACACTGCCAAAGCCGCGATGGCGGGGCAGGCCGATCCGCATGCGCTGGTGCAGGCGCTCGCCCAGACGGAACTCGCGATCGAGGCGGCGGTGACGGTCCGCAACAAGGTCGTCGAGGCCTATCAGGAAATTCTCAGGATGTCGGTCTGATGCAGGACGCGATTTTCTTCGACACGCTCCGGCAGGGCTTGTGGATCGCCGTGCTGATCGCGGCGCCGCTTCTGTCGGTCGCGCTGGTCGCCGGGGTCACGATCGGTCTCTTTCAGGCGCTGACCTCGGTGCAGGAAATGACGCTGACCTTCGTGCCCAAAGTGGGCGCGATGCTCGTCGTGTTCTGGGTGTCGATGAGCTTCATGTCGGAAAAACTGGTGGAG
Proteins encoded in this region:
- the flgC gene encoding flagellar basal body rod protein FlgC, with translation MSDFTQSMALSASGMKAQAMRLRHSSENIANADTPGYHRKIAGFEKVVSDGAPTGEVTLGPVRLDRSELTQIYEPGHPMADENGYHDGSNVDLVVEIADAREAQRSYEANLRMFDQARQMSASLLELLRR
- a CDS encoding FlgB family protein, with the protein product MFEKIEIMKMASAMATHAAARQNAVAENIANADTPGYAARDLPAFEDLYRSEGSGALRTTRSGHIDTSATITTAPEVIASPGVTSPDGNSVSLEEEMVRSVEVKREHDLSLAIYRSSLNILRSSLGRG
- a CDS encoding TSUP family transporter yields the protein MFELPLDLVVMLIGAAFAAGVVDSIAGGGGLITVPALLLAGVPPVQSLATNKIQGTFGAATAAISYAASGHVVLRKQLLAAVIGFLGGLAGALLVSRIPTDKIEIALPFILVAIAAFFALRPGLDDTDRVQRIRPGLFTAAFVPVIGFYDGLIGPGTGSFFMIGFVTLAGYGVLKATAHTKLLNFSSNIGGLTGFLLVGSPLWVLGIAMGLAQIAGARLGSRLAMRVGARLIKPLLVTTSTLLAAKLLWDLM
- a CDS encoding FliI/YscN family ATPase, which encodes MAFAGFDLLRAEMRSIASTHAVGRVREVRRGMIEVSGLARSAALGDRATIRCQSGREIGAEVLSLTRGAVTVLPDGAADGVAIDDEVELLGQGGIAPHDSWVGRIIDPFGRPLDGQPLIHGACERDLRASPPPAAQRKRLGSRLETSLAAFDTMLPLVQGQRIGLFAGSGVGKSSLLASFARGVSADIVVIALIGERGRELREFVENTLGPEGMARAVIVAATSDQSPLVRRRCAWAAMAVAEHFRDSGQHVLFLADSITRFAEAHREVALAGGEPASLRGYPPSTSYQIMALGERAGPGAEGRGDITGVFSVLVAGSDMDEPIADILRGVLDGHVVLEREIAERGRFPAINMLRSVSRSLPDAADPEENRLIGKARSLLGAYDRAEMMIQAGLYAEGSDQRIDAAIKVWPELDAFVAEPAPDGIAGSFAQLRTILSQVPG
- the accD gene encoding acetyl-CoA carboxylase, carboxyltransferase subunit beta, translating into MNWITNYVRPRINSLFSRREVPENLWTKCPECGTMLFHRELSDNLNVCTNCDHHLAITPRVRFEALFDGGIFSEVKVPEPITDPLHFKDQKRYPDRMKAAQKSTGEKEAMLVAEGEIGRTPIVAAAQDFTFMGGSMGMYVGNAIIAAAERAVKLKRPLVLFSAAGGARMQEGILSLMQMPRTTVAVQMLKEAGLPYIVVLTHPTTGGVTASYAMLGDVHIAEPNALICFAGPRVIEQTIREKLPEGFQRAEYLLDHGMLDRVTHRMKMRDELITILRMLMNLPPAVKGDLPAPEKAPEEAVAEAAPEAEAKPKT
- a CDS encoding flagellar biosynthetic protein FliQ translates to MQDAIFFDTLRQGLWIAVLIAAPLLSVALVAGVTIGLFQALTSVQEMTLTFVPKVGAMLVVFWVSMSFMSEKLVEFFTRTILPIVAGG
- a CDS encoding CPBP family intramembrane glutamic endopeptidase; this translates as MIARTNRYAPLEAFAAPAKPYAQIWRGMLGLGVIVAFYLLSGWAMILFFSSMLDDFSMLRLFQEIAHGSTPRGLAILLASFAPLLIATFVVSRHLHHRAPATLFGRRSFATFTKVLPVLLLFALFSFGLTQLSESTARSNPLVHVLSWAPIALPLLGVQIATEEVLFRGYLLQQLAARWRSPLIWMVLPSALFGALHYSPGAYGSNAIWPALWAFGFGCLSSDLTARTGNLGAALALHFANNFGSLFLVGFYGQLDGLALYTIVINTRDLWDLLPWLLLDMLHLLIAWLLIRLTLRV
- the fliE gene encoding flagellar hook-basal body complex protein FliE, coding for MDFNTSLATQSYAQARAAVPPEAGGSGPGSLFEQAANSFVDVVKAGEDTAKAAMAGQADPHALVQALAQTELAIEAAVTVRNKVVEAYQEILRMSV
- a CDS encoding bifunctional folylpolyglutamate synthase/dihydrofolate synthase yields the protein MTQSSDDILDRLMALHPKVIDLSLDRMERLLADLDHPERDLPPVIHIAGTNGKGSTQAMIRAGLEAAGKRVHAYTSPHLARFHERIRIAGSLISEIDLAALLDEVEAANGGKPITFFEVTTAAALLAFARTPADYTLLEVGLGGRLDATNVVDTPALSIITPVSIDHQQFLGETLGEIAGEKAGIIKRGVACVVGPQQEAALDVIEARAEKLGAPLLVHGQHWQVWEERDRLIFQDENGLLDLPLPNLPGPHQIANAGAALAALRHLGFDEAACEAAVTKAEWPARMQRLRHGPLVDGAPEAEVWLDGGHNPAAGDMIAKTLGALPKRPTHLICGMLNTKDVTGYLRPLADHAASLLAVSIPGEANTLPAEDTAAAARVVGIEARPAASVGSAIAGIVAIHPHARILICGSLYLAGRVLRDNG